Proteins encoded in a region of the Prochlorothrix hollandica PCC 9006 = CALU 1027 genome:
- a CDS encoding DUF4276 family protein has protein sequence MTGYEAGFLVQNRGQRLFLVCCVEEPSAREMLRGVLPRLGLQEGQDFQVILFQGKQDLEKQLELRLRAWQRPNSVFLVLRDQDSGDCATVKQSLMWKLVASGQKGLVRIACRELESFYLGDLAAVEAGLGLSGLAQQQQGRKFREPDRLNNAKQELKQLTKQGYQEVAGSRAIAPLLNLDPPVNRSRSFQVLLEGIAQLLALDLSTLLEN, from the coding sequence ATGACGGGGTATGAGGCTGGATTCTTGGTGCAAAACCGAGGACAGCGGCTTTTTCTGGTCTGTTGTGTGGAGGAGCCTTCGGCTAGGGAGATGTTGCGGGGGGTTTTGCCAAGACTGGGGTTACAAGAGGGGCAAGATTTCCAGGTAATTTTGTTTCAGGGGAAGCAAGACCTGGAGAAACAGCTAGAGTTGCGGCTGAGGGCTTGGCAGCGTCCTAATTCGGTATTTTTAGTGTTGAGAGATCAGGATTCGGGGGATTGCGCAACTGTGAAGCAGTCTTTGATGTGGAAGCTAGTGGCTAGTGGCCAAAAGGGGCTGGTGCGAATTGCCTGTCGGGAGTTGGAGAGTTTTTATTTGGGGGATTTGGCGGCGGTGGAGGCTGGGCTGGGTTTGTCTGGGCTAGCTCAGCAGCAGCAGGGGCGGAAGTTTCGAGAGCCGGATCGTCTGAACAATGCCAAGCAGGAACTGAAGCAATTGACCAAACAGGGCTATCAGGAGGTGGCGGGATCGCGGGCAATTGCGCCGCTGCTCAATCTGGATCCGCCTGTGAATCGATCGCGGAGTTTTCAGGTTTTGCTGGAGGGGATTGCTCAGCTTTTGGCCCTCGACTTGTCCACACTTTTGGAGAATTAA
- a CDS encoding diguanylate cyclase domain-containing protein, protein MQLSPSEAGAVNILIIDDVPENIRVLSHLLEEQGYRLRKAVSGQLGIRSAQLLTPDLILLDIKMPGMDGYAVCKSLKSNPSTIDIPIIFISALDDTLDKVRAFEVGGQDYITKPFKVEEVLARIRNQLTLQSQRRQLQLEIKQRKQIEHNLNQSRQLITQIINTSKDGIAVFQSIRNSEKPDTIQSFQCILANPEMDNIFQKSRRSSNSCSLNLEDFIQDIDGKLMPSLRLVVDNGTPFEQDINWHNSTENINQWYTLHALKLDDGLLINLRNITERKQLELELRRQVHLDGLTQVSNRRYFDEMLHREWLRCSRRQQPLALVLCDVDSFKIYNDYHGHVLGDQCLIQVAQVLQSQLRRPGDIVARYGGEEFALLLPETTVEGAVQVAQGIRDRFHALQIPHGASAVQPFVTLSFGVTSIIPPLSVQPTAPEQQSRPIPEASVPQENPASLTALSTTGPAPTPATPHHNPDQMISLWGAISIQAAGHLVREADRLLYLAKDNGRDRIEYLQPQDSPTPSPSN, encoded by the coding sequence ATGCAACTTTCACCCTCAGAGGCAGGTGCAGTTAATATTCTGATTATTGATGATGTACCGGAAAATATTCGAGTGCTCTCCCATTTACTAGAGGAGCAAGGCTACCGACTGCGGAAAGCAGTCAGCGGTCAATTGGGCATTAGATCAGCCCAATTGCTAACACCAGACTTGATCTTACTGGATATTAAAATGCCAGGAATGGATGGCTATGCAGTCTGCAAAAGTCTAAAGAGCAATCCGAGTACTATTGATATTCCAATTATTTTCATCAGCGCTTTAGATGACACTTTAGACAAGGTTCGTGCCTTTGAAGTAGGCGGACAAGATTATATTACGAAACCATTTAAGGTAGAAGAAGTCCTAGCACGTATTAGAAATCAACTAACCCTCCAGTCCCAACGGCGACAATTGCAGTTAGAGATCAAACAGCGGAAGCAAATCGAGCATAATCTCAATCAATCCCGTCAACTCATTACTCAAATTATTAATACATCCAAGGATGGAATTGCTGTTTTTCAGTCCATCAGAAATTCCGAAAAACCTGACACCATTCAATCATTTCAGTGTATTTTAGCCAATCCTGAGATGGATAATATATTTCAGAAAAGTCGTCGAAGTTCTAACTCTTGCAGTCTGAATCTGGAGGACTTTATTCAGGATATTGATGGTAAGTTAATGCCATCTCTACGATTAGTAGTAGACAATGGCACACCGTTTGAGCAGGATATTAACTGGCATAATTCTACTGAAAATATTAATCAATGGTATACTCTCCATGCCTTGAAATTAGATGACGGATTATTAATCAATCTACGCAACATAACGGAACGGAAACAACTAGAACTAGAACTGCGCCGCCAGGTTCATTTAGATGGACTCACTCAAGTGTCTAACCGTCGCTATTTTGATGAAATGCTGCACCGGGAATGGCTCCGCTGCTCCCGTCGTCAACAACCCCTCGCATTGGTTCTCTGTGATGTGGATTCCTTTAAAATTTATAATGACTACCATGGCCATGTCTTAGGGGATCAATGTTTAATTCAGGTGGCCCAAGTCTTGCAAAGTCAACTCAGGCGGCCCGGAGATATTGTGGCCCGCTATGGGGGTGAAGAATTTGCCCTCTTGCTGCCAGAAACAACGGTGGAGGGAGCGGTGCAGGTGGCCCAAGGGATTCGCGATCGCTTCCATGCTCTCCAAATCCCCCATGGTGCTTCCGCCGTTCAACCCTTTGTGACCCTCAGTTTTGGGGTCACCAGCATTATTCCTCCCCTATCCGTACAACCTACCGCTCCGGAACAGCAGTCCAGACCCATCCCTGAGGCGAGTGTCCCTCAGGAAAACCCGGCATCCCTAACAGCCTTGTCAACCACAGGCCCAGCCCCAACACCCGCAACCCCTCACCACAACCCAGACCAGATGATTTCCCTGTGGGGGGCTATTTCGATTCAAGCAGCGGGGCATTTAGTGAGGGAAGCCGATCGCCTGTTGTATTTGGCCAAGGACAATGGCCGCGATCGCATTGAATACCTGCAACCCCAGGATTCCCCCACCCCTTCGCCGTCTAACTAA
- a CDS encoding DUF4399 domain-containing protein, whose translation MKKILCLLSLLISFWGTWSLPAQAADRSPAPANAQVYIISPVDGQTVSSPFTVQFGLKNMGIAPSGVDVEYTGHHHLLVDVPELPDLTDPLASTSQILHFGAGQTETTLTLTPGDHRLQLVLGNYLHIPHNPSVVSEPIVVSVE comes from the coding sequence ATGAAAAAAATCCTCTGCCTGCTTAGCCTCCTCATTAGCTTCTGGGGCACCTGGTCCCTACCCGCCCAAGCCGCTGACCGGTCTCCGGCCCCCGCCAACGCCCAGGTCTACATCATCAGTCCCGTTGATGGCCAGACGGTTTCCTCCCCTTTCACCGTCCAGTTTGGCCTCAAAAACATGGGCATTGCCCCCTCCGGCGTAGATGTGGAATACACCGGCCACCACCATCTATTAGTTGATGTGCCAGAACTACCGGATTTAACCGATCCCTTGGCCAGCACAAGCCAGATCCTCCACTTTGGCGCAGGCCAGACCGAAACGACCCTGACCCTCACCCCCGGAGACCATCGTTTACAGTTGGTACTGGGGAACTATCTCCATATCCCCCATAATCCCTCCGTGGTCTCGGAGCCGATCGTGGTGTCAGTGGAGTAG
- the trhO gene encoding oxygen-dependent tRNA uridine(34) hydroxylase TrhO: protein MAAPATLVATFYRFVDLSDLSPLKQQLQAIGQHHDLKGTILLAPEGINGTVAGSRSALDRLLDHLRQDPRFAPLSHRESLAPTPPFQRFKVKIKPEIVTLGQPEANPNRQVGTYVQPQNWNALIQDPEVVVVDTRNDYEVGIGSFQRAINPHTQRFRDFPTYAQQHLDPQRHPKVALFCTGGIRCEKATALLLNQGFEAVYHLKGGILSYLETIAPEESLWQGECFVFDERVAVTHGLAPGHYGMCLGCGRPLAADDRQSPDYQAGICCGACVGDITPEKQQRQEMRVKTGKFNRSGDPS, encoded by the coding sequence ATGGCCGCTCCCGCTACCCTCGTCGCCACCTTTTACCGTTTTGTCGATTTGTCCGATCTCTCGCCCCTAAAACAGCAATTGCAGGCCATCGGCCAGCACCACGACCTCAAAGGCACCATTCTCCTGGCCCCGGAGGGCATCAATGGCACCGTTGCTGGCAGTCGCAGCGCCCTCGATCGCCTCCTAGATCACCTGCGCCAAGACCCCCGCTTCGCCCCCCTCAGCCACCGAGAATCCCTGGCCCCAACCCCCCCCTTCCAGCGCTTCAAAGTCAAGATTAAACCGGAAATAGTCACCCTTGGACAGCCAGAGGCCAATCCCAACCGGCAAGTGGGCACCTATGTGCAGCCCCAGAACTGGAACGCCTTGATCCAGGATCCAGAGGTGGTGGTGGTGGATACCCGCAACGACTATGAGGTGGGCATTGGCAGTTTTCAGCGGGCCATTAATCCCCACACCCAGCGTTTCCGGGACTTCCCCACCTATGCCCAACAGCATCTGGATCCCCAACGCCATCCCAAGGTGGCCCTATTCTGTACCGGGGGCATCCGCTGCGAAAAAGCCACAGCTTTGCTACTCAATCAGGGATTTGAGGCGGTTTATCACCTCAAAGGTGGCATTTTATCCTACCTAGAAACCATAGCCCCTGAGGAAAGCCTCTGGCAGGGGGAGTGTTTTGTCTTTGATGAGCGAGTAGCCGTCACCCATGGCTTAGCCCCAGGGCACTATGGGATGTGTTTGGGATGTGGTCGCCCCTTGGCGGCGGACGATCGCCAGTCCCCCGACTACCAAGCAGGGATTTGCTGTGGGGCTTGTGTGGGCGATATAACCCCCGAAAAGCAGCAACGCCAAGAAATGCGGGTCAAAACCGGTAAATTTAATCGCAGTGGGGATCCGTCATGA
- a CDS encoding retron system putative HNH endonuclease, translating to MKYIQKNPEPKELKQWREDQLAQGVNFTYENFKNPEKRITRQSLLQEQGWICCYCCKRISLEISHLEHFDPQSKSDPVLTVTYSNMLASCGPLERDPADRKKSVKWPEHCGYQRGRDHKHNNETIRKNAALPIAPHHDPQCETYFTYRSNGEIQAVKDHPRAADAQEMIKILNLNDPDLIKARQLILRTLQGLTDTEAQILWQRNQNRNQQGEFRSFCPAALDYLRQNFNLP from the coding sequence ATGAAATATATCCAGAAAAATCCAGAGCCAAAAGAACTCAAGCAATGGCGAGAAGATCAGCTTGCCCAAGGAGTCAACTTTACCTATGAGAATTTCAAAAATCCTGAAAAACGCATCACTCGCCAGTCTCTTCTGCAAGAACAGGGCTGGATCTGCTGCTACTGTTGCAAACGCATCAGCCTAGAAATCAGTCACCTTGAACACTTTGACCCCCAAAGCAAGAGTGATCCGGTGCTAACGGTGACCTATAGCAATATGCTGGCTTCCTGTGGCCCATTAGAACGGGATCCCGCAGATAGAAAGAAATCAGTGAAGTGGCCAGAACACTGCGGTTATCAACGCGGTCGTGACCATAAACATAACAATGAAACGATACGCAAAAACGCAGCTTTACCGATCGCCCCACATCACGATCCCCAATGCGAAACCTACTTCACCTATCGCTCCAATGGTGAGATCCAAGCCGTGAAAGACCATCCCCGTGCTGCTGATGCACAAGAGATGATCAAAATCCTCAATCTCAATGACCCTGACCTTATTAAAGCCCGTCAACTAATCTTGCGAACGCTCCAGGGGCTGACGGACACAGAAGCTCAGATTCTCTGGCAGCGTAACCAGAACAGAAACCAACAGGGTGAATTTCGGAGCTTCTGCCCTGCGGCCCTGGACTACCTCCGCCAAAACTTTAACCTGCCCTAG
- a CDS encoding AAA family ATPase, whose product MELISLELQGFRGLADQTIDLEPEPFRSGGLQPIVFIGTNGSGKSSLLKAILRLLSWFTRRLKNARTNGLPFQPEDIALDRSQVAAALTLVYQDQSYRWNVSRNRPKAFKTHKDSRKTDTKGSFYTELNQLVESFHGLMEQDIQTPLPVLVHYSTDRTVPQARVHLPKKRDNPIPLNAYDRALDEEATTFKSFFEWFRIREDYENQRRSKEDPRYQDPQLEAVRRACTLLTGLTDLQIRRETPVRMTVTKTIDGLPQIFRIEQLSDGEKGLLAMTGDIARRLAIANPHLSDPLQGEGVVLIDEIELHLHPQWQSSIIENLCTTFPNCQFILTTHSPQVITNLDWVYLLEPTPQGTRCQPIRTYGKDSNRILEAIMGTPERSSQVKDHLDHLFNLIDDGKLTEAQKLHLELLNTLTGNEPELTHAEWLIERREALGR is encoded by the coding sequence ATGGAACTGATTTCTCTAGAACTCCAAGGTTTTCGCGGCCTTGCTGACCAAACCATTGACCTAGAACCGGAACCCTTTCGATCGGGGGGGCTACAGCCGATCGTCTTCATCGGCACCAACGGCAGCGGTAAATCCAGCCTCCTCAAGGCGATCCTGCGGCTGCTTTCCTGGTTCACCCGGCGGCTCAAAAATGCTCGCACCAACGGCCTACCCTTTCAGCCGGAAGATATAGCCCTCGATCGATCCCAGGTTGCAGCGGCCCTCACCCTGGTGTATCAAGATCAAAGCTATCGCTGGAACGTCAGCAGAAATCGCCCTAAGGCTTTCAAAACCCACAAAGACAGCCGTAAAACAGACACTAAAGGCAGTTTCTACACGGAACTGAACCAGCTTGTCGAATCTTTCCACGGTTTAATGGAACAGGACATTCAAACCCCGCTGCCGGTTTTGGTCCATTATTCCACCGATCGCACTGTTCCCCAGGCCCGCGTTCACCTCCCCAAAAAACGGGACAATCCCATTCCCCTCAATGCCTACGATCGGGCCTTGGACGAGGAAGCCACGACCTTCAAAAGCTTTTTTGAGTGGTTTCGCATCCGGGAAGATTACGAGAACCAACGGCGATCGAAGGAAGATCCCCGCTATCAAGACCCCCAGCTAGAGGCTGTGCGACGGGCCTGTACGCTGTTGACCGGCCTGACGGATCTCCAGATCCGGCGCGAAACCCCCGTGCGCATGACGGTCACCAAAACCATAGACGGACTCCCGCAAATCTTCCGCATTGAACAACTGTCCGATGGTGAAAAAGGATTGCTCGCGATGACAGGGGATATTGCGCGACGGCTGGCGATCGCCAACCCCCACCTCAGCGATCCCCTCCAGGGCGAAGGCGTAGTCCTCATTGATGAAATTGAGCTACATTTGCATCCCCAATGGCAAAGCAGCATCATCGAAAACCTCTGCACCACCTTCCCCAACTGCCAGTTTATCCTCACCACCCACTCCCCCCAGGTCATCACCAACCTCGATTGGGTCTACCTCCTCGAACCCACCCCCCAGGGCACCCGCTGCCAACCCATCCGCACCTATGGCAAGGACAGCAACCGCATCCTGGAAGCGATCATGGGTACCCCGGAGCGATCTTCCCAGGTGAAAGATCACCTGGATCATCTCTTCAACCTCATTGATGATGGAAAACTAACCGAGGCTCAGAAACTCCACTTAGAACTGCTAAATACACTTACAGGCAACGAGCCAGAGTTAACTCATGCTGAATGGCTGATTGAGCGTCGTGAGGCTCTAGGACGGTAG
- a CDS encoding MoaD/ThiS family protein, giving the protein MITVTVKLFAVYQEAYGLPELTWQLAPGSAVGAVLDRVVADHPHLERWRGVTRFGVNLQFVGGDVALVDGDEVVLIPPVSGG; this is encoded by the coding sequence ATGATCACCGTCACCGTCAAACTGTTTGCTGTGTATCAGGAAGCCTACGGTCTCCCGGAACTGACCTGGCAGCTAGCCCCAGGGTCAGCGGTGGGGGCAGTGCTGGATCGGGTGGTGGCAGACCATCCCCACCTGGAGCGGTGGCGGGGAGTGACGCGGTTTGGGGTGAATCTACAGTTTGTGGGGGGGGATGTGGCCTTGGTGGATGGGGATGAGGTAGTGCTGATTCCGCCGGTGAGTGGGGGGTAA
- the rimM gene encoding ribosome maturation factor RimM (Essential for efficient processing of 16S rRNA) produces MSVSPGSQPDRSSQTLESHLINPEQWLVVGRIVAPQGLRGEVRIYPESEFPERFLEPGQRWILRPQGQQPESMELKQGRFLANKGLYVVEFAEIRHREAAEALRGAQMLVSVDDRPPLAPGEFHYLDLMGLTVVDQTTQEVIGTVVNLLTAGHDLLEVRRSPTFIPPGSPADDQEDQAADPPEPEPAPVPKPSGRRKAQKKAKAIAKAAAKPKVAPNLLIPFVESIVPVVDLANGRIEITPPPGLLGL; encoded by the coding sequence ATGAGTGTTAGTCCAGGTTCTCAACCCGATCGCAGCAGCCAGACCCTAGAATCCCATCTGATTAACCCAGAGCAGTGGCTGGTGGTGGGGCGCATTGTCGCTCCCCAAGGTCTACGGGGGGAAGTGCGCATCTACCCCGAAAGCGAATTCCCAGAACGCTTTCTGGAACCAGGACAGCGGTGGATCCTGCGACCCCAAGGCCAACAACCGGAGTCCATGGAGTTGAAACAGGGCCGCTTTTTAGCCAACAAAGGGCTATATGTGGTGGAATTTGCAGAAATACGCCATCGGGAAGCCGCCGAAGCCCTCCGGGGTGCCCAAATGCTGGTGTCCGTGGACGATCGCCCGCCCCTGGCTCCGGGAGAGTTCCACTATTTAGACCTCATGGGCTTGACCGTCGTGGATCAGACCACCCAGGAGGTCATTGGCACCGTGGTTAATCTGCTGACGGCGGGCCATGATTTATTGGAGGTGCGGCGATCGCCGACGTTCATCCCCCCTGGGTCTCCAGCAGACGACCAGGAAGACCAAGCGGCAGACCCACCGGAACCAGAACCCGCCCCAGTCCCCAAACCCAGTGGTCGCCGCAAGGCCCAGAAAAAAGCCAAAGCCATCGCCAAAGCCGCCGCTAAACCCAAGGTTGCCCCCAATTTACTGATTCCCTTTGTCGAGTCGATCGTCCCCGTGGTAGATCTAGCCAACGGGCGTATCGAAATCACTCCGCCCCCCGGTTTGCTAGGCTTATGA
- the rarD gene encoding EamA family transporter RarD produces MPMNRPNSTGVVYALLAYGAWGLLPVYWKQLQGISAIEILCHRIIWSLVFLGGLVVWRRQWGEVRSLLAQPKLVATLLVSAIILSFNWGMFIYAINSNQVVQSGLGYYINPLVNVLIGCVFLREPLTRWQGLAVALAALGVANFVVSLGIVPWISLALAFSFASYALLRKLTPVPPLLGLVVEAALITPIALGILLYFAQSQPPALGSSVPITLWLMGAGAVTAIPLLWFNRAAKQLPFSTLGFLQYIGPSLQLGLGVLVYGEPFTAAHGVTFGLIWLGLAIYSYSTYRP; encoded by the coding sequence ATGCCCATGAATCGTCCTAACTCCACTGGTGTTGTCTATGCTCTGCTGGCCTATGGGGCTTGGGGGTTGCTGCCCGTCTATTGGAAACAACTCCAGGGCATTAGCGCGATCGAGATTCTCTGTCATCGCATTATTTGGTCCCTGGTGTTCCTGGGGGGGCTGGTGGTGTGGCGGCGGCAGTGGGGGGAGGTGCGATCGCTGTTGGCCCAACCCAAGCTGGTGGCTACCCTCCTTGTCAGCGCCATCATCCTTAGTTTTAATTGGGGGATGTTCATCTACGCCATTAATAGCAATCAGGTGGTGCAGTCCGGCTTAGGGTATTACATCAATCCCCTGGTTAACGTGCTGATTGGCTGTGTTTTTCTGCGGGAACCCTTGACCCGGTGGCAGGGGCTGGCGGTGGCCTTGGCTGCCTTGGGGGTGGCTAATTTTGTGGTCAGTTTGGGGATTGTGCCTTGGATTTCCCTGGCCTTGGCCTTTAGTTTTGCGTCTTATGCCTTGTTGCGTAAACTGACTCCTGTGCCGCCCCTGTTGGGTCTGGTGGTGGAAGCGGCCTTAATAACCCCCATTGCCCTGGGGATCCTCCTCTATTTCGCCCAATCTCAACCCCCTGCCCTGGGAAGCAGTGTTCCCATTACCCTCTGGCTGATGGGGGCGGGGGCGGTGACAGCGATCCCGCTACTGTGGTTCAACCGAGCGGCAAAACAGCTACCCTTTTCCACCCTGGGTTTTTTGCAATATATTGGCCCATCATTGCAGTTAGGGTTAGGGGTACTGGTCTATGGGGAACCGTTCACCGCTGCCCATGGGGTTACCTTCGGTCTGATTTGGTTGGGTTTAGCCATCTATTCCTATTCCACCTACCGCCCTTAG
- a CDS encoding metal ABC transporter permease, which translates to MDGIIQGILQPLSYDFMRQALAVGILVGILCPVVGTYLVVQRMTFLANVISHGVLPGLALANFLGVDILLGAMAAGIASTIVIHWLQQQPRLKVDAVMNATLASFFALGIVLISALQVRLDLEGFLFGDILSVTAQDVERTLGITLGILALIIIFYRPLLFFTFDRVGAEVAGLPVSLLSLGLTAVISLTIVAGMQSVGVVLIMALMVCPAIAASLWFRQLHWMMVGGAGVGVAATVTGLYISYYWDWPSGATIALTAFALFLLAWGLNPRTIAGRSSGLGRSQD; encoded by the coding sequence ATGGACGGTATCATCCAGGGTATTCTACAGCCCCTCAGCTATGACTTCATGCGCCAAGCCCTAGCCGTTGGCATTTTAGTGGGCATTCTCTGTCCCGTGGTGGGGACCTATTTAGTGGTGCAGCGCATGACCTTCCTGGCCAATGTCATTTCCCATGGAGTTTTGCCGGGACTGGCCCTGGCCAATTTCCTGGGGGTGGATATTTTGCTGGGGGCCATGGCTGCGGGCATTGCTAGCACGATCGTCATCCACTGGTTGCAACAACAGCCCCGCCTCAAGGTGGATGCGGTCATGAATGCCACCTTAGCCAGTTTTTTTGCCCTGGGCATTGTCTTAATCTCAGCTCTCCAGGTGCGCCTGGATTTGGAGGGGTTTCTGTTTGGGGATATTCTCAGCGTCACGGCCCAGGATGTGGAGCGTACCCTGGGGATCACCCTGGGAATTTTGGCCTTAATTATCATTTTCTACCGCCCCTTGCTGTTTTTCACCTTCGATCGCGTCGGAGCCGAGGTGGCGGGCTTACCCGTGTCGTTGCTCAGTTTAGGACTGACGGCTGTCATTAGTTTAACCATCGTCGCCGGAATGCAGTCGGTGGGGGTGGTGCTGATCATGGCCCTGATGGTCTGTCCGGCGATCGCCGCCTCCCTCTGGTTCCGTCAATTGCACTGGATGATGGTGGGGGGAGCGGGAGTGGGGGTGGCGGCCACGGTGACGGGTCTCTACATCAGCTATTACTGGGACTGGCCCTCCGGTGCAACCATTGCCCTCACGGCTTTTGCCCTGTTTTTGCTGGCCTGGGGACTGAATCCCCGGACGATCGCGGGCCGATCGTCGGGTTTGGGTCGGAGCCAGGACTGA
- a CDS encoding phospholipase D-like domain-containing protein, protein MLEVKVAIACDSQRQPRPMPELFHAKAGILEDKDGDRLVFNGSINETPSGWFRNWESFHVFTSWQTPDPVKAEETSFYQLWAEPGG, encoded by the coding sequence ATCCTAGAGGTCAAGGTTGCGATTGCCTGTGACTCCCAACGTCAACCCCGCCCCATGCCGGAACTCTTCCATGCAAAAGCGGGGATTTTGGAAGATAAAGATGGCGATCGCCTTGTCTTTAACGGCAGCATCAACGAAACCCCCAGCGGCTGGTTCCGCAACTGGGAAAGCTTCCATGTTTTCACCAGTTGGCAAACCCCCGACCCTGTGAAAGCAGAGGAAACCAGCTTTTATCAGCTTTGGGCTGAACCTGGGGGCTGA
- a CDS encoding TAXI family TRAP transporter solute-binding subunit codes for MNSYQETGGTSENLKLLEDKKLDLVTAQADVPAGPSARILAKLYGDEFQLMVQNTARIKTFRDLRGKRIALPAAGGQYRSFLNLAEHFGLTAQDFQFVGSTEAEANQIFSDRQADAIFRVRAPSNTTLKALVQKGEITILPIEQASAMGIKYPTFIPSLIAQGTYQGFPPIPPQDLPTVAVHRTLLAREDLDFTVVYAITQVLMDYRQEIVDAIPPDQAEIRPLVAQFQEPETGTGLGAPLHPGALAYYDRDRPSFIQENADLLGFLLTLLLVIGSWLVQIKGMMEAHQKNQADEYSSRVIILLEQVQVSKSLRELEKIHHELLVMLTAAVRDLDQDVISEESFQSFRVVWQIALDVNRERRTFLAQKMRQSATP; via the coding sequence CTGAATAGTTACCAAGAAACCGGTGGCACGTCCGAAAACCTAAAACTCCTGGAAGATAAAAAACTCGATCTCGTCACCGCCCAAGCCGATGTACCCGCCGGACCATCTGCCCGCATCCTCGCGAAACTCTATGGGGATGAATTTCAATTGATGGTACAAAACACCGCCCGCATTAAAACCTTTCGAGATTTGCGAGGTAAGCGCATTGCCTTGCCGGCTGCGGGGGGACAGTATCGATCGTTCCTCAACCTAGCCGAACATTTTGGCCTGACTGCTCAGGATTTTCAATTTGTCGGCAGCACCGAAGCCGAAGCCAATCAGATCTTTAGCGATCGCCAAGCCGATGCCATCTTCCGGGTTCGTGCCCCCAGCAATACTACCTTAAAAGCCTTGGTCCAAAAGGGTGAAATCACCATCCTGCCCATTGAACAAGCATCGGCCATGGGAATTAAATATCCCACCTTTATCCCTTCACTAATCGCCCAAGGCACCTACCAAGGTTTCCCCCCTATTCCCCCTCAAGATCTCCCCACTGTGGCCGTTCACCGCACGCTACTCGCCCGTGAAGATTTGGATTTTACGGTGGTTTATGCCATTACCCAAGTATTGATGGATTATCGCCAAGAAATTGTCGATGCTATTCCTCCAGATCAGGCGGAAATTCGTCCCTTAGTGGCTCAGTTTCAGGAGCCGGAGACGGGGACGGGGTTGGGTGCCCCCCTGCATCCGGGAGCATTGGCCTATTACGATCGCGATCGTCCCTCGTTCATTCAGGAAAATGCCGATCTTCTAGGGTTTTTATTAACCTTGTTGTTAGTCATTGGCTCTTGGTTAGTGCAAATTAAGGGCATGATGGAGGCCCATCAGAAAAACCAAGCCGATGAATACAGTAGTCGCGTGATTATCCTTTTGGAACAGGTACAGGTCAGTAAGTCATTGCGAGAATTAGAAAAAATTCATCATGAATTATTGGTCATGTTAACGGCGGCAGTACGAGATTTAGATCAAGATGTAATTTCCGAAGAGTCGTTTCAATCATTTCGGGTGGTGTGGCAAATCGCCTTGGATGTGAACCGAGAGCGTCGGACATTTTTGGCTCAAAAAATGCGTCAATCCGCTACACCCTAA
- a CDS encoding CbtB domain-containing protein, translating into MALSPAASLRSTWQRTQTFTLSVPVQAALYTGLCSLTVWTLLFSTYPPAHDALHGTRHSTAAVACH; encoded by the coding sequence ATGGCCCTATCCCCTGCTGCGTCCCTACGCTCCACCTGGCAGCGTACCCAAACCTTTACCCTGTCGGTTCCCGTCCAAGCGGCCCTCTACACGGGACTCTGTTCCCTCACCGTCTGGACTCTCCTGTTCAGTACCTATCCCCCCGCCCACGATGCCCTCCACGGCACCCGCCACAGCACCGCTGCCGTTGCTTGCCACTAG